From Drosophila suzukii chromosome 2R, CBGP_Dsuzu_IsoJpt1.0, whole genome shotgun sequence, a single genomic window includes:
- the LOC108008186 gene encoding protein TsetseEP produces the protein MSTKLVLCLCLALCGALATAYPLEENFGQESELENSQELNSVEENYAEADPSSFRKLFGGEGSAGNLVITFPSSTTTRRPRTTKRKHSSSSYQPAPHYSYSAYPQYSPYPPQHYPYPGYYPPPPPPYPYPGYHHHPSHPHKPDTKPDPKPDPKPDPKPDPKPDPKPDPKPDPKPDPKPDPKPDHPNHGHHGHHGHHGHYPPPAPYYPPYPYYPPPPPPPPLPPPPPPPHHSNDSGESTETITINKCKFLGFIC, from the coding sequence ATGAGCACCAAGTTGGTACTCTGCCTGTGCCTGGCGCTCTGCGGAGCCCTGGCCACGGCTTATCCCCTGGAGGAGAACTTTGGACAGGAGTCGGAGTTGGAGAACAGCCAGGAGCTGAACAGCGTTGAGGAGAATTACGCCGAGGCGGATCCATCCTCATTTCGCAAACTCTTCGGCGGCGAAGGCAGCGCTGGAAACCTGGTGATCACCTTCCCCtcctccaccaccaccaggAGGCCAAGGACCACAAAGAGGAAGCACAGTAGTAGTTCTTACCAACCGGCACCCCATTACTCCTACTCGGCTTACCCGCAGTACTCACCGTACCCACCTCAGCATTACCCCTACCCCGGCTACTatccaccaccaccaccaccgtATCCGTATCCCGGATATCATCATCACCCGTCGCACCCGCACAAGCCCGATACGAAGCCCGATCCGAAGCCGGACCCAAAGCCTGATCCGAAGCCCGACCCGAAGCCTGACCCAAAACCCGACCCGAAGCCGGACCCAAAGCCCGACCCGAAACCCGACCCAAAGCCTGATCATCCCAATCACGGACATCATGGTCATCACGGTCACCACGGTCACTACCCTCCACCAGCCCCCTACTATCCACCCTACCCATACtacccaccaccaccacctccaccacctctaccaccaccaccaccaccaccacatcATTCGAACGACTCTGGCGAATCCACAGAAACGATAACCATCAACAAGTGCAAGTTCCTTGGTTTTATCTGCTAA
- the LOC108008185 gene encoding uncharacterized protein, translating to MLVALIGLTLLLQVNSIAGQGYQVFGSGDVQVIYPSSGQVQVLGGRPFRRGLWNILKNLTITANATSQDDQLVSLLGNGNIALSANQNAGNGNGPLRNLLRTLFGRQPNVQYVNLSGRAFNSRPQEPQYWNGFQPYVSPVLLPRSRVKVMRQGVPRRILVRNLKTSQSQMTNVVTYRIPVLENDWQVCELKNLAIGFYYIFILFSTIQHIRNNNDKNKPITG from the coding sequence ATGTTAGTCGCTTTGATTGGTCTCACGCTGCTGCTCCAAGTGAACTCGATTGCAGGACAGGGCTATCAAGTATTTGGATCCGGCGATGTTCAGGTTATCTATCCATCCTCCGGGCAGGTTCAGGTTTTAGGTGGCAGACCTTTCCGTCGCGGATTGtggaatattttaaaaaatcttacGATCACAGCAAACGCAACAAGCCAGGATGACCAACTTGTCAGTCTGTTGGGCAACGGAAATATAGCACTCTCAGCTAACCAGAATGCCGGGAACGGAAATGGTCCTCTTCGGAATCTTTTGAGAACCCTGTTTGGCCGCCAGCCAAATGTACAATATGTGAATCTGAGTGGCAGAGCCTTCAATAGTCGCCCCCAGGAGCCACAGTACTGGAATGGATTTCAGCCCTATGTCAGCCCAGTGCTTTTGCCTCGTTCACGGGTTAAGGTTATGCGACAAGGTGTCCCACGCCGGATTTTGGTACGGAACCTCAAGACCAGCCAATCCCAAATGACCAATGTGGTAACTTACAGAATTCCCGTTCTAGAGAACGACTGGCAGGTATGCGAGTTAAAGAATTTAGCAATAggtttttattacatttttattctttttaGTACGATACAACATATTCGGAATAATAATGATAAGAACAAGCCCATCACTGGATAG